The following nucleotide sequence is from Melioribacteraceae bacterium.
GTAGGGATGAAAAAAAGCAATATGATATGAGGATTCACTATGAAGACCATCCAAAATTGAAATTTTTTATTGGCGATATTCGAGATCATGTGCGTGTTGAAGAGGCGATGGAGGGTGTAGATATTGTCTACCAGGCTGCTGCATTAAAACAAGTTCCAACATGTGAATTCTCACCAATGGAGGCAGTTAAGACTAACATTAGTGGTGTCAGTAATATTATTAACTCAGCTTTGAGACATAAAGTTAAAAAAGTTATAACCGTTAGTACAGATAAAGCTGTAAAACCTGTTAATGTAATGGGAATGACAAAAGCAATACAAGAGAGATTAATTATTAGTGCCAACCATTCTCCGATGAATAAAGGTACCAAACTTTGTTGTGTAAGATACGGAAATGTGATGAGATCCAGAGGTTCGGTTATCCCATTTTTCAGAAGACAATTATCAATGAATCAGACCTTATCCATCACTGACGTGGGAATGACCAGATTTCTATTAACCTTGGGCGATGCAATTGATTTGGTTATTTTTGCTACCGAAAATACCGAAGGGGGTGAAACATTTGTAAAAAAAGCACCTTCTGCGAAGATATTGGATCTCGCAAAAATCTTATCTGAAGATGAGGGAAAACCGTTCAATTACAAAGTAATCGGCAAATATCCTGGCGAGAAATTACATGAGATCCTGATTACTGAAGAGGAATTACAAAGAACAATTGATATGGGAAATTA
It contains:
- a CDS encoding SDR family NAD(P)-dependent oxidoreductase gives rise to the protein MTIKNSTILVTGGTGSFGNFITNRLLNSDVKEVRILSRDEKKQYDMRIHYEDHPKLKFFIGDIRDHVRVEEAMEGVDIVYQAAALKQVPTCEFSPMEAVKTNISGVSNIINSALRHKVKKVITVSTDKAVKPVNVMGMTKAIQERLIISANHSPMNKGTKLCCVRYGNVMRSRGSVIPFFRRQLSMNQTLSITDVGMTRFLLTLGDAIDLVIFATENTEGGETFVKKAPSAKILDLAKILSEDEGKPFNYKVIGKYPGEKLHEILITEEELQRTIDMGNYFKVNPWWIKEVFEDLKKEYSSDDAVVEDDRLVRELIQRSDEEMSKVSVEEGEFSKI